TCTGTCTGAGAATGGTTTATTTGTTGACTTTACTGATAATGAATAATGTcaccaacatatatatatattgatgatataTGCAGTTGGAGTTGGCTTCACGCAACCCAATCTTCATCTGTTTTTCTCTTGATCACTTCTCAACATTATCTTGAGAAAGGATGGTCAGGGCAGTGACATAAACAGAGGCTGAGTgtaatattgttgtttttattgattttaaagaaataagaatttGAGGTGGTTCCGATGTGAAATTATCTCCGGAAATGGAGACTTTATGGTCAGCAACGTCGCTGGAAAATACGGGGAGGGTTGCCAAAAACCCACGTATACTTCCTCCATCGAAGCAGCCGACATGCCATCTTCTTCTTTGATAGGATACCATGCAGTACTGCATGTGCTTGAGCCACCACGTACGTACGGAAGtctatttggaaaaaaagaagaagaaaaggaagcattttctcatttttcttttcttttttttaattaatcgaCCGAGTTTACCgagtttattaattttacattagtcaagtttaattttattagcatTGAggttttaatcttattttacatattagATATATAAGATATATAGTAActtgtaaaatcatataattttaatagttaacttataattttaaaaacaatgatataCATCAAGATTATTAATCTTAAACTTATGGACTCCTATTTTTGTCTTAAAAacgttgttttttcttaataaaatagtCTAAGCTGAAAGGAAGATTAAACACATTCAAGAATCTTGCGGCATAAGCTCGAAAAAGAATCTCATGACATACATGGTTATTTGATTCGAGCATCAAATTGTGGGTTGCCAGAATtccaaagatatatatattttttggtaatttttgaATCGTTCAAAAGTACGGTAGACAGCCGGACAGTCATTCCACGTTATGGTGtctttggatttttctgaagCCCGAAGAAAGCTGGGCCGAGATAAGTGTTTCCCTCTAATTGTTTCGGGTCTTATATCCTATGCCTAGTTTGTCTTTGGATTTtgggttttcttgttttctattGTTTTGCTAGGATCCGGTGTTTCTCATGaggggaagaggaagagatGGGAACGGGTTTGGGTCATTTTTGGGTTAACTTTCAGGTTGGTCTTGGCTGGGTTTTCATTCAGATCTGTTGAGAGTTAGAACCGATTATGATATGTATTACTACCAGTGTGATCGTATTACAAAAGCTTCGGATCATTGCAACATCGAGGTTCTTCAAGTTGAGGGagatgatatgtttttttggcTCATTGTTTTAAAAGTTGCAGTGCATATATTCTGTGCTCCCAAGATTTTGAGGTGTGGAGATTTTATAAGTTAGAAATTTCTTGAATGCTACATTGATGAGCATGAATGCTGACTTTAGGTGGGTATCATATCAGTAACAAAAGAGGTGCGTGGGCAAGGCCGGTTGTTGGATAACCATGGATACCCGATGGAGTTCGGGTAGGCGAAGACTTGGGTCTGGATATGAATATTACAAAACCCGACCCGTATGATTCCTAATTAGATGTCATTTCAACAGCAAAGATCTTATCTGATACTAGTACATTTATTAATTCTGGCACCCTTGaactcaaatatatttataccgTGAGCAAATTCATAACTCATACttcttgagatatttttttgctaattaCAAAGATTAGCATGTCTGCATGAAGGACATGCTACAAGTTAATTGAACTTGACCCCTCTTGTGCTGATCTTCGCTCTTCGGACATAAAGCtttaattactaaaataaagatgaaaattaagagcaaggaaaaaaacacaattaccCAGTAGCTCTTTATTAAGAGTAGAAATGTTGAGGCAGTAACGGAAAcaccttattttaatttattattcatatataatCCTGGGAATATACGGGCATCAATTATATTTCTTAGAAATTCTTTGCAGACAAGCCCAAAGTTCCTTAGGTTTAGACATCATGGACATGTGATCGGATCCTAGTATCTCTTTCACTTCATCGGGTGGATTTTTTTGGATCATCCATTGTTGAAAATCTTTCTCCAAGATCAAATCTTTCTCTGCAATGATAAAAACTCTTTTAACCGAGCCATATTTCTCCCTCGTTAGTACAAGGTCCCTTGACAATTCTTGATCAGTAAATAGACGTGTTTCCCTCATCAGTGTTGTGGCCAATGTCCAGTCCTGAAGCCATTTTGTCATCATAAATTTCATCAGAATCTCAATATTAAGagaataaatgtaaaaaattgtGACATACTGGgtcttaaaagaaagaaaaaaaacccacattTTGCTTATGAATCTGTAAAGTTATTACCTCAATTGGACTGAGCTGATACAATCTTAAAAGTAAGTGTTTGGGCCCAAAGATAAAAGATGTTGGTGGGTTATTCGGGCCATTATCGAATGTGAAGCGGGTGTCTAACATATCAGTTTGCCTTCTTACACGCTTCGGTCATAACACAAgcacaagaaaagtgaaaaagttgaaaattgTGAGACATGAGAAGAATGTAACTTAACAAATTGATTGCATGTTGTGATATAAAAAGTATAACTAGATATTCATCACAAATAAATAAGTCAAGCTAATCAATcgaataagagtttttttttctttctgcatGTACCTCTTGATTAAGAGTGGAAATGTTAAGGGAAGGGCCTGGCATGAAGGCAGTAAGGAAAACAGCCACGGAAATCTTGCTTGGAAGTCTCTCCATGGTTTGAGAAAGTGCCAATCCCCCTAAGCTATGACCAACAAGGATAACCTTTTCATTTGGTGGTAGAGATGCCAGAAGATCTCTCAACGGCCTAATATAGTCAGATATTGATTGAAGATCGCTAATCTGCCGCGGGTCAATCCCAGAAGCTGCTAAATCTATAGTGGTAACATTGTGACCTGATGATCTTAATAGAGGCACAAGTTTGTACCAACACCAGGCACCATGGCCTGCCCCGTGAACTAGCACAAAATGCTTGCTAGGATTATGGAGTGGCTGCGATAAGGCCTTATTGGCTGCAATATTGAGAAGGATGATGAAAATGGAAATTAACACCAAATGTTTCTTGCTTGCTCCATGCTATTCTCTTGAAGTGCTAGGTTTCTACAAGGCTTATCCTTAGGCTTATATGAGTTTTAAAGTCAGACTCTGCTcgcagtttatatatatatatacatgtgcgCGCGCGCTGCGCCATAAATAAAGGTACAAAATGGTTAATCTCTGTCAACAATCACCTGTAGTCAATAGCTTGAAACGTCAAGAAAAGGCTAAGCTCGTGGATTACCTAGCTTGGTAGCTggaattaaatagaaagaaagatttttcCGTAGATCAAGAACCCCTTGGTCATGCAATTCGGTCGTAGGTTTACTGATAAGGACACGGTAGAAAATTAATAGTACAAACTGAAATTGCCTCCTAATTACAATTTCCACTgtaagaaaaatagaataataaattgCCCAAGGCCCTAAATTAGGTCCCAAAGGCTTGATTAACTAGCACAAGAGAAGAGACAGAAAGCTCAAGGAAAAGAGTTTATCCTACATCCACAGGATGAACCCACGTGAATTTAGCCTCTAAAAGTGAACCCAAACTCCTGGCATCCCTAGATCAGCGTGGTTCTGAATGAAACTGGACACAAAGGCCTTATAACACCTTCATAATTTCGGTTGCAGAAATTGTTGAAGATATGACTTATATTTGTTTCGTCTatattcttcacaaaatcaattaaactagTTTGATAATTCAACTTTAATCATTGCGTTTCTAGAAATTATACCAAATTTCAATACTTTTCATAATCATCTGCATGTTTTACTTTTTCTCGAAGGACTTGTTTCTTGATGGACCGTATATCATGACtttgtcgttttttttttttacatttatttattataccaAATGCTATCCATTTGTTAATATAGAAGTGTTTAGAGGTTTCGTTAGCAGGTTTAATGATACTATAGTATCAATAAATTTCAAATGACTTtgtcgttttttttatttttacatttatttatttttttgttcaacccgCCACACGCCAATGAGTTAGTCGTTGATCACTAGATAATGTAATTAACCACGTTGATGATGTAGAGAAACCAGGATGATGGGAATACCATAGGCATCCGTAGGAGTACCAAATTTGTAGTTTTCTCTCAAAATTTCAATGGTGCGATTAGGCGATAACTGCATGCTAGTTTTTGTCTGAGAATGGTTTGTTCGTTGACTTTACTTCAATGGTGCGATTAGGCGATAACTGCATGCTAGTTTTTGTCTGAGAATGGTTTGTTCGTTGACTTTACTGATTTGTCTGAGAATGGTTTGTTCGTTGACTTTACTGATAATGAATAATGTCACCAAcatattgatgatatatatatatatatatgcagttgGAGTTGGCTTCACGCAACCCAATCTTCATCTGTTTTTCTCTTGATCACTTCTCAACATTATCTTGAGAAAGGATGGTCAGGGCAGTGACATAAACAGAGGCTGAGTgtaatattgttgtttttttttattttaaagaaataagaatttGAGGTGGTTCCGTTGTGAAATTATCTCCGGAAATGGAGACTTTATGGTCAGCAACGTCGCTGGAAAATACGGGGAGGGTTGCCAAAAACCCACGTCTACTTCGTCCATCGAAGCAGCCGACATGCCATCTTCTTCTTTGAAAGGATACCATGCAGTACTGCATGTGCTTGGGCGCCCACCACGGAAGtctatttggaaaaaaaaaagaaaaggaagcattttctcatttttcttttcttttctttttattaattcccttgtttattctttttaagaaaagaaaaataaaaattaatctctctttttatttttctctttccgTTCCACACTTCTTCTAACCCTGTATTTCTTACAAAcgaacttttaaaaaataagtatatattacgataaaaaaaaaggtactttaaatttttttttgttatgatcaCGGCCATATATATGATTCATACTCTCACTCTACAAATAACAATAATGGATAAAACGGTGAAGGTTGCAATAATCTCCTTTATTCATAGCAAATtccattatttttaatacatggcACCGTGACGCCAAAGTTCCATTTGTGATTTTTACAAGGTACTGCCATTTATAGGCAGCAGCGTCTTATTACTTGTTGATGGACAATATTGCTCGATCAGTCCAATTTTTCGGCCAGCTCTGATTCGGGTATCTTGAAGTGATAAATCTGGATGTTCTCAACATCAAGCTTCTGGAAATTACTACGTTTTCTTGTGACGAGAAATTTTCCCCAGTTGTATGGTTTGTATTTGGCAGGGTTTTGCTGATTTATGAGCTCCTCCAAGGGCTGCACGTTGGTGTAGTGTGCTGGGCTGAGGAAATAGGGAATGGAAAATCTTTCCTTTTCAGAATTCACCATCGCCCTGTGCTCCACGCTCTCATAAATGTCATTGCTCCAtacctataaaaacaattaacatttgAAACAATAGCGTTGATTctatatgttaatgttaatttcagAGTTTTTGGAAAAGGATATACCTGAATAATGTCACCAACATTGATGATGTAGGCATTTGGGGTTGGCTTGACCCAAAGCCACTCTCCATCTGTTTTTCTCTTCACTTCTAGCCCTCCAACATCATCTTGAGCAAGGATGGTCAAGGCCATGGCGTCCTTGTGTCGACCAACGCCGAGTGCGAGGTCAGGGACTGGGCAAGGTGGGTAGTGGTTGAGTCTAATGAAGCTGGTTTGTTCTTTAAAGAATCCATGGAACTTGTCTTTTGGCAAGCCTAGACTCAGGGCTATCAGCCCCATCAATTTGCAAGCtagtttttccatttctttagCATACTCTTCACAGACCTCTCTGTTCATTGAAATGTGTTAGATTGCATAGAGTAATTAAAGCCcgctaaaattaataattagagGTGTTCTGATCTGTTTAATGAGACTGTGGTGGTAAATGTtatgttttaaagtgttttatatatgtaaatatataaaaataatatttttttaaattttaaaaatttacatcaaaaccatttaaaaatactaaaaaaataaaaatcaaagcaaatttttatttcaaaaataacaaaaagatggTTCAACTGAAAtgcaaaataaacttttagttTAAGGTctcgtttgtttgctgaaaagtagtttctttttagaaaatgatttctttaaaaaataaattctgagaaagtgaattatttttcgatgtttggtagtgtcatgaaaaataagttggaaaacactttctagtgtttggttatgtcatgtaaaatgagttgaaaaataacttattaatgttttattttttttcaagtttattaaaataatgaggaacaaatcttacaaatttaaaagttgaataagaatgaaattgaaaaaaaaatataatttcataaattatgtcaaataaaataaataataatcaaattaataaagatcaaatctaacaaataaaaaaaattgaaagatgatgaaattaaaataattataattataatttcataaattatttcaaataaaataagtaacaatcaaaagaatgaggaccaaatttgatagataaaaaatttcaattaaaaaatgataagagaaaagcaaatagcaatcataaaaataaggatcaaagttaatataaaaatcaaattctaaatgatgaaattgaaaaaaaaatcaaaacaaaatatatatagtaatcaaaagtttgaggaccaaatttgatataatcagtaaataatatgatatttctaaatttttcacaacttctggaaagtgt
This region of Populus trichocarpa isolate Nisqually-1 chromosome 9, P.trichocarpa_v4.1, whole genome shotgun sequence genomic DNA includes:
- the LOC18102121 gene encoding protein DMR6-LIKE OXYGENASE 2; the protein is MGEVDPAFIQAQEHRPKPEITRAEGIPLIDLSIISSPNSNLDNDQALGGLVEEIGNACKDWGFFQVINHGVPLAKRHNIEKASREFFGQPLEEKRKVRRNEEKVLGYYDTEHTKNVRDWKEVFDLKVQDPTAVPASYKPDDEELTKWFNQWPEYPNDLREVCEEYAKEMEKLACKLMGLIALSLGLPKDKFHGFFKEQTSFIRLNHYPPCPVPDLALGVGRHKDAMALTILAQDDVGGLEVKRKTDGEWLWVKPTPNAYIINVGDIIQVWSNDIYESVEHRAMVNSEKERFSIPYFLSPAHYTNVQPLEELINQQNPAKYKPYNWGKFLVTRKRSNFQKLDVENIQIYHFKIPESELAEKLD